A genomic segment from Sphingomonas astaxanthinifaciens DSM 22298 encodes:
- a CDS encoding MFS transporter: MPTSPLQIRDFQLYWCARFAAVLATMGMVVIIGYQVYDVARADYGMSIREASLMLGLLGAFQFVPLALLTPVAGWTADRFERRTVARIANAIDMSVALGLGLATHLDLLTLPLLFTFAAMHGVARVFVGPAMSAITPNIVPPALLPKGIALSSIAWQSASVAGPALGGFLYAADPALPYWTATGLMLVAILCLTPVKRVVPPPIEGHPHPIRQMVDGLTYVRRHRFLLGAITLDLFAVLLGGATAMLPVFARDILHVGTEGLGLMRGAPAIGAALVAGWFAWSPLKNNVGIKMLWSVAAFGLLTILFGISKNFGLSLLVLAFLGAADMLSVYVRSSLVQLHTPDQMRGRVSAVSGLAISASNELGELQSGLAAALLGPVGAVVAGGGAAVIIAGAWSYLFPELKRAKTFDPPQDVLANTLMQEKPA; encoded by the coding sequence ATGCCCACCTCGCCGCTGCAGATCCGCGACTTCCAGCTCTACTGGTGCGCACGCTTCGCGGCCGTGCTCGCGACCATGGGGATGGTCGTGATCATCGGCTACCAGGTCTATGACGTCGCCCGTGCCGATTATGGCATGAGCATCCGCGAGGCGTCGCTGATGCTCGGCCTGCTCGGCGCTTTCCAGTTCGTTCCGCTGGCGCTGCTGACCCCGGTCGCGGGCTGGACCGCCGACCGGTTCGAGCGGCGGACCGTCGCGCGGATCGCCAACGCCATCGACATGAGCGTCGCGCTCGGGCTCGGGCTCGCGACCCACCTCGACCTCCTCACCCTGCCGCTGCTGTTCACCTTCGCCGCGATGCACGGGGTCGCGCGCGTGTTCGTCGGTCCGGCGATGTCGGCGATCACCCCCAATATCGTCCCGCCGGCGCTCCTGCCCAAGGGCATCGCCTTGTCCTCCATCGCCTGGCAGTCGGCCTCGGTCGCGGGGCCCGCGCTCGGCGGCTTCCTCTATGCCGCCGACCCGGCCCTGCCCTACTGGACCGCGACCGGGCTGATGCTGGTCGCGATCCTCTGCCTGACGCCGGTCAAGCGGGTCGTGCCCCCGCCGATCGAGGGCCATCCCCACCCCATCCGGCAGATGGTCGACGGCCTGACCTATGTCCGCCGCCACCGCTTCCTCCTCGGCGCGATCACCCTCGACCTGTTCGCGGTGCTGCTAGGCGGGGCGACCGCGATGCTGCCCGTCTTTGCCCGCGACATCCTCCATGTCGGGACCGAAGGGCTCGGCCTGATGCGCGGGGCGCCGGCGATCGGCGCGGCGCTGGTGGCGGGCTGGTTTGCCTGGTCCCCGCTGAAGAACAATGTCGGGATCAAGATGCTGTGGTCGGTCGCGGCCTTCGGCCTGCTCACTATCCTCTTCGGCATCTCGAAGAATTTCGGCCTCAGCCTCCTCGTCCTCGCCTTCCTCGGCGCGGCCGACATGCTCAGCGTCTATGTCCGCTCGAGCCTCGTCCAGCTCCACACCCCCGACCAGATGCGCGGACGCGTCTCGGCGGTGAGCGGGCTGGCCATCAGCGCCTCGAACGAGCTTGGCGAACTCCAGTCGGGATTGGCCGCTGCGCTGCTCGGCCCGGTCGGCGCGGTAGTCGCGGGCGGCGGGGCAGCGGTTATAATCGCCGGTGCCTGGTCCTATCTGTTTCCCGAACTCAAGCGGGCCAAGACGTTCGACCCGCCCCAAGACGTGCTCGCCAACACCCTTATGCAGGAGAAACCCGCGTGA
- a CDS encoding EAL domain-containing protein, translated as MSVREAMTFDVLPPDTDDDFTLQSKRVAMWAYAPWLLAVTHAIVGMILLVRGAHQLDYGAMMLALTPLLAAMALDGCAGAMLWLRKRLNLSPVLTARLVMLWFAASGMLWMLFGGATYGGMTDHSFLPLALGAGLAVKAMLSIGSPPAAIVNALLATVGVNIFSDDPLLKAAIPLLGMATVAYSIGITRMMLASSRRRLALDWQAKKALNFVEEFENSGRGWFWETNAAGTLSYVSQQLADDFKTTPEALLGRQFTDLLSVENGGSDALREERTLGFHLSARFPFSDVVVRPASDEDVHWSLSGNPIFDDNGRFLGFRGIGTDLTEQRRTEREISRLARFDSLTGLPNRAMMRQTLDEGLRNAKHRQKGCSLFLIDLDRFKNVNDTLGHPAGDALLKQVGQRLTSVMGDHGQVGRLGGDEFKAVLPGQVDIGLLESLAKTLIEQVSRPYMLDGHRVTIGASVGIAIGDPGRSCADSMIRNADLALYAAKAAGRGKHCFYEASMHSEASDRQLLENDLRGAIDRNELSVVFQTIVRAASEEMAGFEALVRWQHPKRGAISPAKFIPLAEECGMIGRIGEWVLNQALAAARGWPENVRVAVNLSPIQFNDPKIVEIVDAALKVSGVKPSRLELEITEGVFLADSDVTDGTFARLKELGVRLALDDFGTGYSSLGYLKKAPFDKIKIDQSFVRGAASRSSRNAAIIRAIVTLAESLDMDTVAEGVETHDDLQLMRDLGVSQIQGYIFGRPYGVEEATTLAESKSVEADGHQFVREPRQRLMRRALVALEGQVTEVRLRNISAMGALVECSSPVAPGRSLTIDIVGVGPVSGTVRWSSRNHFGVRFDEQFDLGRLAPRQDKRNSVTMLKPWYVERAAV; from the coding sequence GTGTCCGTGCGCGAAGCCATGACCTTCGACGTCCTGCCGCCCGACACCGACGACGATTTCACGCTCCAGTCGAAGCGGGTCGCCATGTGGGCCTATGCCCCGTGGCTGCTCGCGGTGACCCATGCCATCGTCGGGATGATCCTGCTCGTTCGCGGTGCCCACCAGCTCGACTATGGCGCGATGATGCTCGCGCTCACCCCGCTCCTCGCGGCGATGGCGCTCGATGGCTGTGCGGGGGCGATGCTGTGGCTGCGCAAGCGGCTCAACCTCTCGCCGGTGCTGACCGCGCGGCTGGTGATGCTGTGGTTCGCGGCGAGCGGGATGCTCTGGATGCTGTTCGGCGGCGCCACCTATGGCGGGATGACCGACCACAGCTTCCTGCCCCTCGCCCTCGGCGCCGGTCTCGCGGTCAAGGCGATGCTCAGCATCGGCTCCCCGCCCGCCGCCATCGTCAACGCGCTGCTGGCGACGGTGGGCGTCAACATCTTCTCCGACGATCCGCTGCTCAAGGCGGCGATTCCGCTGCTCGGCATGGCTACGGTCGCTTATTCGATCGGCATCACCCGGATGATGCTGGCGAGCTCGCGCCGCCGCCTGGCGCTCGACTGGCAGGCGAAGAAGGCGCTCAACTTCGTCGAGGAGTTCGAGAACAGCGGGCGCGGCTGGTTCTGGGAAACCAATGCCGCGGGCACGCTCTCCTACGTCAGCCAGCAGCTCGCCGACGATTTCAAGACCACGCCCGAGGCCCTGCTCGGCCGGCAGTTCACCGACCTCCTGTCGGTCGAGAACGGCGGCAGCGACGCGCTGCGCGAGGAACGGACGCTGGGCTTCCACCTCTCGGCGCGCTTCCCTTTCTCCGACGTGGTGGTCCGCCCGGCGAGCGACGAGGACGTCCACTGGTCGCTGTCGGGCAATCCGATCTTCGACGACAATGGCCGCTTCCTCGGCTTCCGCGGAATCGGCACCGACCTCACCGAGCAGCGCCGCACCGAGCGCGAGATCAGCCGCCTTGCCCGCTTCGATTCGCTGACCGGCCTGCCCAACCGGGCGATGATGCGCCAGACGCTGGACGAGGGGCTGCGCAACGCCAAGCACCGCCAGAAGGGCTGCTCGCTGTTCCTGATCGACCTCGACCGGTTCAAGAACGTCAACGACACGCTCGGCCACCCGGCCGGCGACGCGCTCCTCAAGCAGGTCGGCCAGCGCCTGACCAGCGTGATGGGCGATCATGGCCAGGTCGGCCGGCTCGGCGGCGACGAATTCAAGGCGGTGCTTCCCGGCCAGGTCGACATCGGCCTCCTCGAAAGCCTCGCCAAGACGCTGATCGAGCAGGTCTCGCGGCCCTACATGCTCGACGGCCACCGGGTGACCATCGGCGCCTCGGTCGGGATCGCCATCGGCGACCCCGGACGCTCCTGCGCGGATTCGATGATCCGCAACGCCGACCTCGCCCTCTACGCCGCCAAGGCCGCCGGGCGCGGCAAGCATTGCTTCTACGAAGCCTCGATGCATTCGGAAGCGAGCGATCGCCAGCTGCTCGAGAACGACTTGCGCGGCGCGATCGACCGCAACGAATTGTCGGTCGTGTTCCAGACCATCGTCCGCGCCGCGAGCGAGGAGATGGCCGGGTTCGAGGCGCTGGTCCGCTGGCAGCATCCCAAGCGCGGGGCGATCTCGCCCGCCAAGTTCATCCCGCTCGCCGAGGAATGCGGGATGATCGGGCGGATCGGTGAATGGGTGCTCAACCAGGCCCTCGCCGCCGCCCGCGGCTGGCCCGAGAACGTCCGGGTCGCGGTCAACCTCTCGCCGATCCAGTTCAACGACCCGAAGATCGTCGAGATCGTCGACGCGGCGCTCAAGGTCAGCGGGGTGAAGCCCTCGCGGCTCGAACTCGAGATCACCGAGGGCGTGTTCCTCGCCGACAGCGACGTCACCGACGGCACCTTCGCCCGGCTGAAGGAACTGGGCGTCCGGCTCGCGCTCGACGATTTCGGGACCGGCTATTCCTCGCTCGGCTATCTGAAGAAGGCGCCGTTCGACAAGATCAAGATCGACCAGAGCTTCGTGCGCGGTGCGGCCTCGCGCTCGAGCCGCAACGCCGCCATCATCCGCGCGATCGTCACCCTCGCCGAGAGCCTCGACATGGACACGGTCGCCGAAGGGGTCGAGACCCACGACGACCTCCAGCTGATGCGCGATCTCGGGGTCAGCCAGATCCAGGGCTATATCTTCGGCCGGCCTTACGGGGTCGAGGAAGCCACCACGCTCGCGGAGAGCAAGAGCGTCGAGGCCGACGGCCACCAGTTCGTCCGCGAGCCCCGCCAGCGGCTGATGCGGCGCGCCCTGGTCGCGCTCGAGGGCCAGGTCACCGAGGTCCGGCTGCGCAACATTTCGGCGATGGGCGCGCTGGTCGAATGCTCCAGCCCGGTCGCGCCGGGACGCTCGCTGACCATCGACATCGTCGGGGTGGGGCCGGTCAGCGGGACCGTCCGCTGGTCCTCGCGCAACCATTTCGGCGTCCGCTTCGACGAGCAGTTCGATCTCGGCCGGCTCGCGCCCCGCCAGGACAAGCGCAATTCGGTGACCATGCTCAAGCCCTGGTATGTGGAACGCGCCGCGGTCTGA
- the cysK gene encoding cysteine synthase A, which produces MKADNILQTIGDTPHIRINRLFGDSAEVWIKSERSNPAGSIKDRIALAMIEAAERDGRLKPGGVIVEPTSGNTGVGLAMVAAVKGYKLILVMPDSMSIERRRLMLAFGATFDLTPREKGMKGAIARAEEIVAETPGAWMPQQFDNPANIDVHVRTTAPEILADFGDDDRGFDALITGVGTGGHITGVARELKKRWPKLKVFAVEPTLSPVISGGEPAPHPIQGIGAGFIPTNLDRDVLDGVIQVAPEDAKEMARRAAREEGMLVGISSGATLAAIAQKLPELGANPRVLGFNYDTGERYLSVADFLPEQG; this is translated from the coding sequence GTGAAGGCCGACAACATCCTCCAGACCATCGGGGATACCCCGCACATCCGCATCAATCGCCTGTTCGGCGATTCTGCCGAGGTGTGGATCAAGTCCGAGCGCTCCAACCCCGCCGGTTCGATCAAGGACCGGATCGCGCTGGCAATGATCGAGGCCGCCGAGCGTGACGGCCGCCTCAAGCCCGGCGGCGTGATCGTCGAGCCGACCAGCGGCAACACCGGCGTCGGCCTGGCGATGGTCGCCGCGGTCAAGGGCTACAAGCTCATCCTCGTCATGCCCGACAGCATGAGCATCGAGCGTCGCCGGCTGATGCTGGCCTTCGGTGCGACCTTCGACCTCACCCCGCGCGAGAAGGGGATGAAGGGCGCCATCGCCCGCGCCGAGGAGATCGTCGCGGAAACGCCCGGCGCGTGGATGCCGCAGCAGTTCGACAATCCCGCCAATATCGACGTCCATGTCCGTACCACCGCGCCCGAAATCCTCGCCGATTTCGGCGACGACGACCGCGGCTTCGACGCGCTGATCACCGGGGTCGGCACCGGCGGGCACATCACCGGCGTCGCCCGCGAGCTCAAGAAGCGCTGGCCCAAGCTCAAGGTGTTCGCGGTCGAGCCGACCCTGTCGCCGGTCATCTCGGGCGGCGAGCCCGCGCCGCACCCGATCCAGGGCATCGGCGCCGGCTTCATCCCGACCAACCTCGACCGGGACGTGCTCGACGGGGTGATCCAAGTCGCCCCCGAGGACGCCAAGGAAATGGCCCGCCGCGCCGCGCGCGAGGAAGGCATGCTGGTCGGGATCAGCTCGGGCGCGACGCTTGCCGCGATCGCCCAGAAGCTGCCCGAACTTGGGGCCAACCCGCGTGTGCTCGGCTTCAATTACGACACCGGCGAGCGCTACCTGTCGGTCGCGGACTTCCTGCCCGAACAGGGTTAA